A genomic segment from Nicotiana sylvestris chromosome 1, ASM39365v2, whole genome shotgun sequence encodes:
- the LOC104219061 gene encoding transcription factor DUO1-like, with amino-acid sequence MIKKGPWKAEEDEVLRKHVKKCGPRDWSSIRSKGLLQRTGKSCRLRWVNKLRPNLKNGVKFSAEEERTVIELQEQFGNKWATIATYLPGRTDNDVKNFWSSRQKKLARIMRTSVPQPSKPQKSNNREPPALQKLPSVEGPKLSSLAEERSLSMSQYCPSSYMNNPDTINMVQWPELVNSTSLPFEPDLLQPEFIPNEKRTCFGSQITLPFPQIPRQADFGHPLESQILPMKLEESDFLDFFGQLSASDIGDVQVPLVPASWSGPEKSSEIITMKREIDVPLTPDSFIDDFPMDMFDHIDPLPSPFNW; translated from the exons ATGATAAAGAAAGGGCCGTGGAAAGCGGAAGAAGATGAGGTGTTGAGAAAGCATGTGAAGAAATGTGGGCCAAGAGATTGGAGCTCCATTCGATCCAAAGGCCTTTTACAGCGTACTGGCAAGTCTTGTCGTCTTCGTTGGGTCAATAAACTTCGCCCCAACTTGAAAAA tggagtgaaGTTTTCAGCAGAGGAGGAGAGGACTGTGATTGAACTTCAGGAACAATTTGGGAACAAATGGGCTACAATTGCAACCTATTTGCCTGGACGAACTGACAATGATGTCAAGAATTTTTGGAGTAGCCGGCAGAAGAAATTGGCTAGAATTATGCGGACCTCAGTACCACAGCCTAGTAAGCCCCAGAAGAGTAACAACAGGGAACCTCCTGCTCTTCAAAAACTTCCTTCAGTAGAG GGACCAAAATTGAGCTCATTGGCAGAGGAAAGGTCTTTGTCCATGTCCCAGTATTGCCCATCATCCTATATGAATAACCCTGATACAATCAACATGGTCCAATGGCCAGAGTTAGTGAATTCAACTTCACTTCCTTTCGAGCCAGATTTGCTTCAACCTGAGTTCATTCCTAATGAGAAAAGAACCTGCTTCGGGTCACAGATTACACTCCCCTTTCCTCAGATTCCGCGGCAAGCTGACTTTGGTCACCCACTGGAAAGTCAAATATTACCCATGAAACTTGAGGAATCTGACTTCTTAGATTTTTTCGGGCAGCTCAGTGCTTCAGACATAGGAGATGTGCAAGTCCCTCTTGTACCAGCATCATGGTCAGGACCAGAGAAAAGCTCTGAGATTATTACTATGAAGAGAGAAATTGACGTCCCCCTTACACCAGATAGCTTCATCGATGACTTCCCTATGGATATGTTTGATCATATCGATCCACTGCCAAGTCCATTCAATTGGTGA